From Malus sylvestris chromosome 1, drMalSylv7.2, whole genome shotgun sequence:
taattaaaattctatTCACATGTCTGGAGCTAGGGAGTTAAAAGTTTTCTTTAGTGCCCAAGGGGTGGACGTTAACCTCTAGTTATATTTGAGAAAATAACTTACACATGCTAAATTCTAAGGATTAAAATATCGGCCATGCAAATAATCTCAGGCCTCCAATTTACTGATATTTCGGAGGATATATCGTTATCGTTTTAGGTATCaagaaaaaatcaacaaaaatgatAGATATAGGCATTGAAACACATAATTTTGGTCTAAAACTTTCATAGATGTTATGTACATTATCAATGAATGTATTGAacaaataaaactcaaaatttactAATAATAAGATATACATATGATAAAATATAAGTGGTATGTAATGCGTGTTAACAAAAAGTTTTCTAATAAAATGTTTATTAGAATGAATAAACCATGCATAAATCCATAGTTTGTTTAAACATTAGATTACAATTTAGATAAGTGTCCAACTACATAAATGAAGAGCTCCTATAAGGTTCAAACAATGAGGAACAACCATCTAGATTCATACAATAGTCCTACCAAGTCATGTAAATCGAGCAGTTTGTAAGCCATGTTTGAACATGGTGCACATATGTCTCTCTTGAGCTCCCTAATGTCCTCCCATACATGGGATAGTTAGGATTAACCCAACTAGAAAGTCCATAGTCCGTTTCATCATCTTGAGCTCCATAACTAGTTCCACTATAATCAGACATGACATACCCATAGCCATCATAAGATTCATTTGAGTTAGTACTAGGTCTAGTTTCTATGCTCATAGATCCAAAACTGATCGTCATGTCATCTTCAGATGGATTGATTGGTGGCTTCTTTTCCCTGAGTATTGCTTCCCAATTGCACCAATGCTTGGTCTAGCTTCTCTGCATCCATGATCCTCATCTTGGGTGGCATGAGTAAAATCAGCCTCGATAGTAAATGAGCTATattgtcttccttcttcattACCTCCTGATCCAGCATTACTTCCTCCATCATTATCTGACGAATTGGATGAACTTTCCTTTCTACTAGTACTGGCATCATCTCTCAAGGGACGTCTTTGACCTTGCCGAGTGCCAAGCATATCCCTTTCAAATGAAGAAGTATCTCCACTCCTAACATCTTCGAATATGACTCTATCAACATCAACTCCTTCTTGGGCAACATGTTGTGCTATAACGGCATCAGGGTTGCCTTGTTCATCATCCAAGTGAGCTATCATAATCCATTGttgaattggattattatcatcATCAGATGGTTGCCCTGCAATGTCAAGAAGGTCTATGTAGTCATTTTCTGCAACCTTGTTCATTTCGGCCTCTTCATCACGTAGCTTATGTTTCATATTATAATAGCAAAAGACAATCTTTTCCAGCCTAGTATATGCGAGACGGTTCCTTTGTTTCGTGTGAATAAGAGCAAATGTACTCCAATTTCGCTCACATGCCGATGATGATGCTGTTTGGGACAATATACGCATAGCAATTTTTTGCAAGTTCGGGGCAGAATCACCATGAAGATTCCACCATTTTGCTAGGGGGAtcgattttcttgatttgatggcCATCTCAGTGCGAAATGTCTTTCTACAGTCTCTAAAATTTATCACCTGGATTGATAATGTTTTGTGTTCAGTAtgcataaaactaaacttaatgAGGAAGACATTGTTTTGTGTTTACTTACCTCAGCCCCAAATGCTTGCAAACCTCTATCCCCAGTTGGATTCAACCTTTCAAATACGAGTTGGAGTCCTGAAAGTAACTCTTTATTGTGGCCAACCTTTGTTTCATATTGATATATAGGGTTCAAGTAGTGGGCTACAAATATGAAGATTAGTTAATGCACGttgtataaatttaaaaattgatgCACGTTTTTACTAAGAGATTAAAACATACCAGCTTGATGTAATGGACGAGATAATGTGACATCCCATCTGTGATTGATGATTTTGAGAATccatttttttcccttcaaCTTAGAAATCTTCTCTTTCATTATGTGAAACATATCATATAAGATAGGCATTGTAGGAACTACCTCTGTGTCAACAATTCGCATGATGCTATACAAAGGCTCATAGATGGATTGCACTCCTTCCATGGCATCCCATAATCTATGATCAAGGACTCGACTTTCAATTCTCTTCCCTTCTTCTGATTCACTGAATCGACTATTATACCATTCCTCACTTGTAAAAAGTTGCATCAGCCCAGCTTTCTTATTTAAGATGCTATTGATGGTGATGTAGTTTGTCGCAAACCGAGTTGCACCGGGTCTGACCAAATCTCCTTGACAAAAGATCCTTATCTGGGCCAATAGCCAACCATGATTGTAAATGTAGTTGGTTAATTTCCTAGCTTTATTTATGACATTAGCCACCGACTCTTGCTTCCTAATATCTTCAAATATTAAATCAATGCAATGTGCAGCAAAGGAGTCCAATAAATAGGATACCGTTCCATCATTATCTCTCCAGCCTTAACAAAGgctgtgttggaaatgtgccctaaagccaatcatgtgatgatactttacggacatttcacatgttaaactaatctagtttaacatataaagggcataaattattgtttgagccgtctcatataaatgttatatgcttaaaacgataaagtccaaggaatttgtgattgggagaatgtaatctaatgaagttagattcatgagaccattctttcgtagacacatcctaaacgttcctgatcataggattgccaattgggcgttgacagtccgttaagatcagtacgtactatgtcttctctcagggagagtgattagtctcgaatcattggtgtgtgtgacatcaagacaagtacggtaggtgctcaatagagaatgagttcactgaacgcgatcaacgaagagttctcatattccatgtcacatgagaactcatggttgggataatgcaaagtagtcctttgacctgaggcatcatagttgtcttgtggttaagaccttgatctttgattatgtcaaagtcatcccaccaggagggtgtccacggcatcgttggggtcaagccgcttagctatggagacaagtgaatgcgcaacaagggatctctaaccttcaaaccgtttgaaggagaatactctctgatatgatttgaatctctggccagagtatgaatgagatttgggaatgcgttcctaatcacattcaaggtaatcatataagcataagacacacattggatagtagacatgagaaaataaactatcaaaccaaacaatgtggtcaagagtattagattagagaaggaccgtattgcatttgtaatctcgaactgaataggttctctaacctcttctgattagcttgggtaaccatgatatgctgctaggtgtcactcatggtttgtggaagccctaaacgtgtataatcactaaagggagaattgaaaatagtttcaattcacaatcgatgtaaaatggttttaatcgcccactacctcgctaaaaggaacctaatggatcgcacaccgtgaaaggtggagattggagattaaacggaaatgagtaagaatgattaaatggtttaatcatttatttatggcaaggattaattaatatgttaattaatcaaacgaataagttcgttaaagacttcgggatagttttggaccttaaggcccaatgggcttcgaacgtcaagcccattaacttaagttgtatgacaatttaatgaataaagattcattaaagcccaaaagcccaaaaatcccctaaatggccagccatgatgaaatgaattagggttttggttgtttaggtcacttaaagaagtgactatataaatgattttatagccaaatattcattaagtgttaaatgggtttattttgggggaaaaattggtgagaattgtctctccatttctctctaaagaggccaacaccttggagggtacatctagcaatcctactactccaaggtcactcatttcttctacaatcgaaccttggtgtcgagaattagaggttctcaattttgggaacttggagaacctattcttccatccaaatccatggatctaagaagcaaggaatgaaggcccttatctctttgggtgattagcctttgcttatgcaaagaggaatctacaaaggtatttttcaactcactttgtttttgagttgattattggttcaccaatctactaggctttgaatttcatggtcatgttttgtttttgagtacatacaagcatgattccgccctttaattgttaattgcatgctatatgatgttgctcaaatgaacatgttttacaaaataattccttcaggcTGAACTATTGTCGGTGACAATATGAACAACATTCGATGGCCCAACCTCTTTTATGACATCCTTCAACAATTTGGCGATGTACTTTGCATCCTTTGTTTTATTTGAAGCATCCActgatttcaaaaaaaattgttttcccGTTTGAGTAGGCCATGAAATTTATTATGGACAACCTCGTCGGGCCAATCCATCCATCACTCATGATGGTGCATCCATACACGCCCCAATCTTCCTTTACCTTTTCCACATAGGCTTGCATGTCTGTGTGTTCCATATCTAAGTACTTATGCTTTATTTCATACTGCGATGGTGTGGCTACACCTTGACCTAATATAATCGAACTCATATTAGCAGTTGGTGTGTTTAGAATATTTAAGTTCAAGAAAGGAAAGTCATAAGGAATAAAGCAAAACCTGTTTGTTAGGCTGCAGCAATTATGTTCTTGAAATGAGGGGAACTTGCTTTTTGAGGAGCCACATTCTCAAGTATGAAGAATTTGCTACAGTATCTTCCAAGTACCTCTGTTGAGTTTCTAATCATGCCTTTGATTGTTCTCTGTTTTGCTCTAGTGTTGTTGTGTGGCATTGTTAAAGGAGGAGATCGGAGTGGGTCTTGAAGGCTTTGAGTGCGACGTTATTGCGGTTGACTACTACCACTTGCTCCTCTTGCAAATCGTTTGCTTCCCATTCCGTAAACTTTTCCTTGTCTAAACCATTCTTCTTCCCTTGACGCTCTAATGGCAACAAGGTAATCTTCTTTCTCCGCAGGGTGCATGTCTGGATGATATGCATATCCATCATCATCCGCATCATCATCATTATCAACAGGATTGCTACTTTTATTGCCCATGTATCCCCCTTTTGATGTAGATCTTATGTTTTCTTTAACAGATTTCTTATGTTGTTTCCTATACTCTTTATCCTTTATCCATGCAATTACCTCCTTCTTAATATCTAGTGGTACTTCTTTGCACTTCTTTACACTCTTATGTGGATCAAATCCGGCCAAATGATACTTTAACCATGTAATTCCACCACTTTGAAATGTGGATTCACAAAATGTGCATATTGTGCCATGCTTAATGCCTTCTATTGGACGAGCATATTTCCATGCCACATCAAGACCACCAGGCACACTAGCTCCACTCGGTCTACTACTACTTGCCATTTTTAATCTATcacatttaaatatattaaattaacttacAATATTAAATCTATTACAAAAATAATACAGATCATGAGGGAGAGCCACATACCTAAAACAGCAGTCAAAGAGAACTTGCAAACAAGGAAAGAAGCTCACAGactaaataaaattgaaaagctTGCAGATAAAGAAGAGAAGCGAAGATTTGGTGCCCCAAAAAAAGTAAAACAGCCTCTGATTTAAAGAGGGCTTCTCTCGTGATAACAATGGGAAGTTTTGGGGGTTGGGGGACAATGGTATATGGGCTTTGCAGACTTTATTTTATGGATTCCATTTGGATGATTCTCTGGTTTTGATTGAAATAAAGGTAGTCAGATTTTTTTGAGGTATATGGGCAGTGCATTGCATATTGCCAATTGCCTGACttcaaaaagtgaaaaagaaacaacaaaaaaacaaaacaaatattaaatgatAAAGAGTTCCACAAAAAGCTCATACACATGTGCATCATTTTCTTGCGAGTATTAAAGATATGTTTGACGAGAAATTTAATATTTGGATTTGTGTATTTCTTTCTCTTCAGATAAGACACGTATGTCCTCTCAATTCATTGTGCATAGATTCTTTATAGTAATAATTAATGGATACTCCAAAAAATCTTTTGAATTGGATATTGCCAAAAGCCTTCACACATATCTAATCACTGCCCACATACCTCCAAAAAATCTTTTGGGTTTCAATTTGCttcaaaacttttgaatttttttgggttttgttataGGTATCGGAAATATCGAGAATATCGGCAAAATAATGGAGATATCGCACTTATCGGGGATATATCGTCGATATAGGGGAAGAACTAAGCATCATGATTGTAGTTATGAAAATGGAGGCCTAATTTTTGTCAGGAGCGCATGTTGTAAAATTTTGAAAGTACATGATTGCAATTAAAAATGGAggcttacctttttttttttattcaagcagtattttacaaaatttatctAAACTACGAAAATAAGACTTGAACTTAAGTGTTGACCAAGTCGAGGTCTACAAAATAAAGGCTTATTGGTATTACTATTTATCGTTTATGAAAAAATGCATTTTAGTAACAAGTTCATGATAGTATATAATTAAGTAAGGGTGAGTGCaatatgatgatttttttttttttttttttttgtcaaagcaaTATGATGATTCGGACAATACGTAATTTGATTAACTAAGTGAATTGCTGATAAACAATGACGATGACAGACATTGGCGGTGGTGACAGCATAGATAAGAATAGATGATCACCAATCATGATTAATTGGTGGATTAGCTATTTCCCAAATGGCAATCATATCATTATCTTACTTTTAAGTCATCTCTAATACAAAACCTATGTTTTATGATATTTAAGACAAAATCAATTTTATAATTATAGGAAGGCTATTACATAAAAAAGtgtagttaaaaaaaaagttttttgaCTTAgttattcttaaaaaaaattgtatgcaTACAAAGAACCATAGTAGAACATTTTAAGATGTAATATTGAAAAAAGGGAAACACTTAATTTCTACAAGTTAGTGCATGCATGTAAAATAAATCATCGTCCCATACAACTTTaaagaaatattttattttcatcttgaatttttatttgtaaattgcatattttttttacttattgACATATTATATGTGCAGGCAAATTTTTTAAGATGAAACCTAGAAGAAATTATAGCTTATTAATTACGTACAACGTGGAGTTTACTTCTATACAACTGGTCCGAGTTGGGATCTTAATTTGTACATGAAAATTATTCCTTTATAATATCACTATAGTGAGTTTCTACTCTacctatatttttatatttaaattcaaAGTGCAAAGTTATTACAAAAGTTGCTGGCATATTTCTAAAACAAAGCTTAGTGTGGTTGCTTCTTTACCTACTCTGATTTATTGGAGTATGAAGATATTTTCAGCTGGTACTCACTCAAGGAATAAAACATGTAAATGGACTAGATTCGGGTCAACACTTCTTCAACCAAGCAAAATGAGATAATAAGGGAAGGAGGATCTTAATGCATTCAAATTAATGCCCCTACATTCAATGAGAGATATGCTGCCCTTGATTTAGTGAGAAAACAACTAattaggagaaaaaaaaaactaattaaaacaaTTCGTCTTTAGAGCTCATGGTTTTTAGTCATATGGTCGTGGGCACAAATGTGGTGAATTGTCCTAGTGATTAGGGTTTTCCTCTTCAACTACTGCATTCAAACTCTTCCCCTTCCACTTAAATTGAAATAGTAATATCGCTTTGTACATAAAAaaagggaactgttattagcactctaaaaatctcattatacacttcttacaagtgtatttttctttctaattatagaaagtttggagtaccAACtgtgatttttggagtgctaataacaattctctaaaAAAGAAATGCCAAATGTATATAGAAGCGAGTCAACTCAGCAACAATTTTAATCACCTTGAAAATGAAACTATCAATTGCTTTATTTGTATTTATGATAAATCTAAGAAAAGATTTCtatcaaggtataaaatatcaatgatatcggaaatatcagtagtccaaaaacacggaaatttcgatggaaaaatcgggatattatcgatatcgataaaaattgaataaaaaccacggaaattgtaagaagaacttggaaatttttattgaaaccttgcaggatgtttatttagtcaattatctattagtttatcacaaaaaattggaaggaaatgcattgcatgatagatataactgatgtaagttgattatatagcgagctggcaaacattgtgagtgtagaaaatacgtagtaattaatgaaagaagtttaaacacaccataatcatttatatataatgaattagtacaatattttacactttatacattgcatggtaagatacatgagtgacttagcaaggtctaaaatatcgatgatatcggaaatatcggtagtccaaaaacacggaaatttcgatggaaatatcgggatattatggatattttagaccatgattTCTATAGCACACAATAATTTTTGAAATATTAAAACTTTTAGTCCTTGATTAGTGTAGTGAAATCAGCTTCATTGTTATGGTTATCCATGCAcactctttgaaaatggtaactTTCCTTCCATAGCTTTGATAACTCAAGCGTACATACattatgcatgcatgaaatCTATTGAGAAAGAACACCTcctattttgtattttttgggtATTTCAGGAGTTCAAATTAACTGTGAGATTTTTGTTCAGAAATGaacactttttttaattttctgatttaatTGCTGCAACAAACTAATTAGAAGGGAAATCCCAAAAACAAGTCTTATATTTTTGGAGGTGTGTTTTCACCAAATCAGTACTCTTTAAGATTCGTGTGTACCCAACAAATTGAGTGAGTTGATGGCTGTTGCATATAAAACTAGATTGGGACTCTAATACATTAGGATAGTGGGTTCCAAAAATTTAAGAGTATGAAAATCACTAttcattctttattttctaggtcCATATGTAAAACGAAAGAGCGCCCCTCCTCCCAATCGATTTCCAGCTTAGTTTTCTCTGAGGCCAGTTGTCTTGATAGAATTATTCTCCTTAGTTTGGGGAGATTCaatttaaatttgtaaactatcGTAAGAAAATGAGTGATTTTGGATTGTTTGAAAAAATGGGCCTAAACGAAAAAAGAATAATTCAGTAAAAGAAAAATGCATATGCTGCAAGCCCTGTACTGCCCATCCAAGAAGACAGTCACATGACTCACACATCgtatacaaatattttacagAATGCAGCTACTCTTTCTTTTTGCATGACAAAGTTATGCATCATACAACCATAGAGAGCTAATTATAATTTACAATTTTCAGGTTTGATgtggttttcaaaattttatatatgGATTTAAATTTTCTCGGGTTGTACCTTACGGTTTTGAAACTTTATTAGTTTATACATTTTGTCCATTTGAACGTCTAATtgtttgaaataataaaagcaagCCCTTTTTCTTCTGCAACATCTTTGTTTATTATGtatattcttttctttagatttattcAATCTGATGTCATAAATTAAATAGGGGTATGCGAGGGGCCAAAAAAATGTGCGAAAATTGGCTATTTTTGTTCTTCGCCGATATATTCCTAAATTGAACTGTTGATTTTTCTGCAAAAAATGGTATATAACAATAGACCCAATAACTTTacttcaaagtttcaaactaTTCTTCTTCTCCAAACCCTCCAATTCCAATCCCCAGTCCCCAATTTCCCCCAACAACCACCAGCGCCTGATGCTGTCATCGTCCAAATTTTTATGACATTTGACATTGAGACCTCACAAGGTTGGATTTCTCCATCCGCCACTGGGAGGAGGTGGAGTTGAGTCTAGTAATATGGGCTTGTTGGAGGAGGTGAAGTTGCTCTTCAATGAATTATCTTTCTTTGGACCTCatcaaggtggagattgttggtgTATTAAATTGGATCCGAACTCTATGATTGATTGAGTTAAATTGAAAATCTTCTACCAATAATACTCTAGGTATTCAGACTCATGAACATTTCTGAATATACGCCATGCTCTCTTGTTCTCATAGATTAAATACGTGGTGTATCACAACCATAGGTACACAAAGTTCCATGCATCTACCGGTCATGGTAGTACTCCCCCAACGACGTCGTGTCTATATAAGCACCTCAAACAATAAACCTTTCCTCacctattctctctctctctctctctctctctctctcggcttGCTAAGAATAGATCTTCACCATTAGTACACTGTacacccttcttcttctcttcttatatatatatatatatatatatataagtttgtATTTGGCCGTTTAATTCTTccaacttttctttcttttccttgttgttgttgttggtggtggtggtgttctttctttcttcttcaattcttaaTGGTTCACATCTAATCTCCCAAATAACTCACAGTACGTAATCTGATTCTGATCCACAAGTCTTTCAAACCCATGGAATCTATGAATTACACAAGTAGTTGGCGCCGTGTTGTTACCTTGtgcttattcttttcttttttcatgaaGTTATTTTTAATTTCCCAGTCGTTGAGAATCGTATATTCTGTTAGGGTTCCCAGGGCCTCAGGTCATTGGATCCACTTACCACATCAACCAATGCTCGTGGCTGACGTACACAAAACATCAATtgctcccttttcttttttccatatattttcttcatatatttttatttttatttcctttGCTATTTCGATCATATATTATCTTTCTTCCTTTGGATGATGGTCGTCCAAGTTCAATCTGTACCTTGAGAGAAAAATTGATGATGCAGTCATTGTTTGCGGGTGCCGCATCACCAAGATTCTTAAGTGAGTAGTGTGACATGATTTAATTGATTTAGTTATGCCGATCGGCTCACGGAGT
This genomic window contains:
- the LOC126614341 gene encoding uncharacterized protein LOC126614341; the encoded protein is MEGVQSIYEPLYSIMRIVDTEVVPTMPILYDMFHIMKEKISKLKGKKWILKIINHRWDVTLSRPLHQAAHYLNPIYQYETKVGHNKELLSGLQLVFERLNPTGDRGLQAFGAEVINFRDCRKTFRTEMAIKSRKSIPLAKWWNLHGDSAPNLQKIAMRILSQTASSSACERNWSTFALIHTKQRNRLAYTRLEKIVFCYYNMKHKLRDEEAEMNKVAENDYIDLLDIAGQPSDDDNNPIQQWIMIAHLDDEQGNPDAVIAQHVAQEGVDVDRVIFEDVRSGDTSSFERDMLGTRQGQRRPLRDDASTSRKESSSNSSDNDGGSNAGSGGNEEGRQYSSFTIEADFTHATQDEDHGCREARPSIGAIGKQYSGKRSHQSIHLKMT